In Dromaius novaehollandiae isolate bDroNov1 chromosome 3, bDroNov1.hap1, whole genome shotgun sequence, the following are encoded in one genomic region:
- the CLN8 gene encoding protein CLN8, producing MNPMNDETVLGSIFDWDYLLWEVRLTFLAVGFLIYLGVFLLSHWLSSWISTTYRALHAKEKVFWNMAVTRGVFGVQSCVAGLWALLIDPVFHADKVYSQQKWSWCNCLIAAGFFLLENVAVHLSNIVFRTFDVFLVVHHSLAFGGLAGLVINVKSGHYLPLMGMLLEMSTPSTCISWMLLKAGCANTFFWKANQWVMIHLFHCRMILTYHMWWVCIANWNYVMENLGLLHFIVLFSGLFAVTLILNPYWTYKKTQQLLSPTDWNFENKAVENGKLNGDAYQKKRI from the exons atgaatcCTATGAATGATGAAACAGTGCTCGGCTCCATATTTGACTGGGACTATCTGTTATGGGAAGTTCGGCTGACATTTCTAGCTGTTGGGTTTTTAATCTACCTGggagtttttcttctgtctcaCTGGCTGTCTTCATGGATAAGTACCACTTATCGTGCCTTGCATGCGAAGGAGAAGGTGTTTTGGAATATGGCGGTCACACGTGGTGTGTTTGGAGTTCAGAGCTGTGTTGCTGGTTTATGGGCTTTGCTCATAGATCCCGTTTTTCATGCTGACAAAGTATATTCGCAGCAAAAGTGGAGCTGGTGTAACTGTTTAatagctgctgggttttttttgcttgaaaatgtaGCTGTTCACTTGTCCAACATTGTTTTTAGAACATTTGATGTGTTCTTAGTAGTTCATCATTCCCTTGCTTTTGGTGGCTTGGCTGGTCTAGTAATTAATGTAAAATCTGGACATTATCTACCTTTGATGGGAATGTTGCTGGAGATGAGTACTCCCTCAACCTGCATTTCCTGGATGCTTTTAAAG GCTGGCTGCGCTAATACCTTCTTCTGGAAGGCAAACCAGTGGGTAATGATCCACCTGTTTCACTGCCGCATGATTCTTACTTATCACATGTGGTGGGTGTGTATTGCCAACTGGAATTATGTGATGGAAAATCTGGGACTtcttcattttattgttttattttcgGGATTATTTGCAGTCACACTAATACTTAACCCGTACTGGACATACAAAAAAACTCAGCAGCTTCTCAGCCCAACTGACTGgaactttgaaaataaagcagtggaaaatggaaaattaaatgGTGATGCATATCAAAAGAAGAGGATATAA